A DNA window from Arachis duranensis cultivar V14167 chromosome 3, aradu.V14167.gnm2.J7QH, whole genome shotgun sequence contains the following coding sequences:
- the LOC107482125 gene encoding probable methyltransferase At1g27930, giving the protein MQGNERTKTRYYNLLPENRCFVWLLTGLAIIAASLFTATTLLQTSDTTFLCPLTTKTRFASAQQSTAATTTPLQLRAILHYATSHVVPQQSLSEITITFDVFKSLQHRPLNFLVFGLGHDSLMWASLNPTGTTLFLEEDPKWFHTILAAAPDLHAHTVRYRTQLQEADELLQHYRKEEACWPARATLKGNDKCRLALHDLPEEVYEREWDLVMIDAPRGYFAEAPGRMAAIFSAAVMARGRKGSGVTHVFLHDVNRRVEKLYAEEFLCRKNLVKGVGRLWHFQIPAVPNTTAVVPDHVDAHRFC; this is encoded by the coding sequence ATGCAGGGGAACGAGAGAACAAAGACTCGCTACTACAATCTCCTCCCAGAAAACCGATGCTTCGTCTGGCTACTCACCGGACTTGCCATCATCGCCGCCTCCCTCTTCACAGCCACCACACTTCTTCAAACCTCTGACACCACCTTCCTCTGCCCGCTCACAACTAAAACCCGCTTCGCCTCCGCCCAGCAGTCCACCGCAGCCACCACAACGCCGCTCCAGCTCCGAGCAATACTCCACTACGCCACCTCCCACGTCGTGCCTCAGCAGTCCCTGTCTGAGATCACCATAACCTTCGACGTCTTCAAATCCCTGCAGCACAGACCCCTCAACTTCCTCGTCTTCGGCCTCGGCCACGACTCTCTCATGTGGGCCAGCCTCAACCCAACCGGCACCACCCTCTTCTTGGAAGAGGACCCTAAGTGGTTCCACACCATTCTCGCCGCCGCCCCCGACCTCCACGCCCACACCGTCCGCTACCGGACACAGCTCCAGGAGGCTGATGAGCTTCTCCAGCACTACAGGAAGGAGGAGGCGTGCTGGCCGGCGCGTGCCACCCTGAAAGGGAACGACAAGTGCAGGCTTGCACTTCACGATCTGCCGGAGGAGGTGTACGAGAGGGAGTGGGATCTGGTGATGATTGACGCGCCGAGAGGGTACTTTGCAGAGGCGCCGGGGAGGATGGCGGCGATATTCTCGGCGGCAGTGATGGCGAGGGGGAGAAAAGGATCCGGTGTGACGCACGTGTTCCTACACGATGTGAATCGGAGGGTAGAGAAGCTGTACGCGGAAGAGTTCCTGTGTAGGAAGAATCTTGTGAAAGGTGTTGGCAGGCTATGGCATTTCCAGATTCCGGCCGTGCCTAACACCACCGCTGTCGTTCCCGATCACGTTGATGCTCATCGTTTTTGTTAA